Sequence from the Nasonia vitripennis strain AsymCx chromosome 5, Nvit_psr_1.1, whole genome shotgun sequence genome:
GAGTCCTGCCACAACCATCTCTGCAATTGACACTTAAACCACTTTCTAATATGGCTTCAGCAATATCACTGCAATTTTTACGGGCAGCAATATGCAGTGGAGTGgttaaaacgttttttttaaattcttccATTGCTTCTTCCCCGTATATTACTTGTATTTTAGTATACAATTCAGAATTGAAAGAAACTTGGCGTGATTGGTCAACACTTGCACATTTTGCAccattttcaaataaaagttGAACAGTTTCTTCATTCCCATGCCAGGCTGCAAAGTGAAGCGCCGTTGTACCAAACTCGTCTtgtatatttacatttttgtaaTACTTTAGGATTTCTCTAATCAAtctaaaattgttttcacgaGCAGCCATGAATAACAGCTCGCACGAATCATCAAGAACTGCTTTGTTGTCTAAAAGAAGCTTAGTCATTTGAAAACAGTTATTTTCAACTGCATAAAATATTGGTTTCTGACCAGATTTATCAACAATGTTGATATCACTACCAAACTTAATTAATAACTGAGCATTTTGCAGTTGTCTTTTGCGTACTGCTAAATGAAGCAATGACCCATAGTTAACATCTTCAACTGCTTGTGTTTGTAATGGTTTATTAGCATTATATCCATGTTTTAGTAAGTACTCTACAATTCCTGTATGTCCATTTCTCACTGCatttagcataaatatatcaatataaatTTCAGGCCAAAGTTTTAACAGATCCATAGAATACCCATGAGCAATCAACtctaaaattattgttttgtGACTTGTATGATTGTCTTTGACAGCACAATAAAGAgccaatttatttttttgcagaTCAGGTTTGAATGAAAGAATTTGTTGAAGTATTTTCACATATCCTCGCTCAGCAGCAAAACATAAAGGCGTCCTACCTTTCTTATCCTCAAGATCAATGTTTGCCTTGTTTTGTAGCAAAACTTTGCATGTTTCTAAATCATTGTATTCAACTGAAATATGAAGAGCTGTAAAACCATCATCTGTCTTGGCATCTACATCAGCCCCTTTCATCAAAAGCATTTCAACAATCTCTGGACACTTTCGTTCTGCTGCCATATGTAAAGCTGTTCTGTCATTCATATATACAACAGATACATCTGCATTATGCTCTAGTAAAAGTTTGACCAAGTTGATGCTTTTATTAAAAGCAGCCATATGCAAGAGcatatcttttttattaccaTGGTTAACAATGGCACCGtgagaaattaaaattttcactaTATCTTCACATTCATGTGCCACTGCAATATTCAGTGGTGTTTCATCCCTGTTTCCAACTGCATTTACATTGGCTTTTGCATCAACGAAAAGTTCTACTATTTCTTTTCTACGTGTAAAAACAGCAGTGTGAAGAGGAGTTATACCAaattctgtttttttatttacaattgcTCCATTTTCCAAAAGTATTTTTACCATTTCTACAGAGCCACACTCTGCTGCCATATGTAAAGGAACCCTTTTATCATTAGTTGCAAAATTAACATCCGCACCAGACTTAATTAGATATTGCACAatatcaagtttttttttcaaaatagcTAGATGCAATGCTGTTAAGCCAAATTTGTTACTTGCATTAATACGAGCACCTTCCTGTACAAGAAGTTTTACGATGCTCAAATCTTCAAAATTCAATGCAAAATGTAAAGCAGTTTCTTTCTCTCCATTTTTTATAGGAAATAGATTCATGTGacgatttaataataatatcattGTGATGTTTTTTTCTTGACAAGCTATGTGCATGGCTGTCTGCTTTAAAACTGTTTTAGCATAGATATTTGATCCCTTACTTAACAAAAGCTCAACAATATCTGGTAAATTGTTTTTAACAGCTAAATGTAAATATGTCATTCCATTAGAATCTGTTTTTTCAATGTCAACTGTATGAGCtagtaataattttataatttccttaTTCGCATCATCAAATGAAGGTATAAGTGAGGCTGGAACAACAGCATTGGCttgtaataaaagttttatgaCTTCTAAATTTTGTGACTTGATTGCAACATCTAAATAAGAATCTTTTCCTATTATGCTGTTGATATCGATAGTTTGAGATTTTAAACATTGAATAACTTTCTCGGTATTGCCTTCTATAATAGCATTATGAAGTTCATTATTACTTTCATTCTTATTCTTAATGCCTTCCATGATATACCACTCTGAAGTTTATTAGTACTTTTGTATGCCActtttactataaaaatatgtgtttGTTTACCTCCTTTCATCTTtctataacctcaaaaaactaCATTGTTTCCTTGTAAAACGTACAGGAATACACTATACTTGCGCAAATTTGCAATTTTGCCAGCACAATTTACTTTCTTTTACAAGCGTTATTATTATGTAGCATTTTATTTCACAACTGATTGCATTGAACAGTCACTGTACACGCAAGTATAAAATGCTGTTACGACAAATGCCAAATAATAGTAATAGCAGACGATCAGTCATCAGATCATGCGCGGAACAAGCGTCGAAATGGCGCTAGTATCACCCACCCGCAGATATATGTTAGACATACTTGACGGCTAACGGCAGATATATAAGCATCAGAGAAAGTTAattatttctctttcaattcaAAAGATATAAACaacatatttataattttcttaaaCACGATTTAAGTATTTTCTGCACCTTCCCTAGcagaaaatttattattaattcgtATTAAGCGTTCTTATAATAATATGTTGAACTAAGGCcaaaagaaaatattgtttgattgtaaaaaaaggaataaaaatatagttatcagtaaaaatgtcttttttttattaaatttataatgttAACTTATTATTCTAGGATGACTTTGAACCTGTTTACTTGAGCCatagttatttaaaaagttacaaATCATGTCTTTGTACTGAAACGCTCAGCTAGAGAATAAATTGATTGGGGTtgttttgtttgaaaatatgtATGGGATAAACTAAGCAAAAGATAAACTGTTATCATTTGATAAAAACACTTGCttctattatatttatacCACTCTAATTTAAAAGTCACATATTTGAACTGAGTTTTAGGTTCTTATGATATTAAAATATAGTTCAATAATGGTGTCGAAGGTCATTTTTACCTCGTGACTTTTCTGGAAAACATCAAAAAGCTAAATAATCACCTTCTACACCCGTATCGAAGTGTACGCAATGTCATGAATGtagattttgataaaattctCTTATCCATTATCGATTGTCCTAATCACACTATATCACTATTTTTTATCTTCGTTGAGattgaattttgtttttaatttgtcAATTTCTTCCAACTTTTTGTCAACATCCACACGTTTGAATGCTTTGTTGCTCTGGTAATATAGCACAACCAAGTATCGATTACAAACATTGAAACCACTAAGATGGTCACATGCATTCTTAGCATCaaagatatcttcataaactACAAAGGCTGTTCCTCTGGTCTCTGCCGTGTTCCctctaaaaaacattttttttttttattcagagACAGACTCTTGATTAAATTCAAGCATTCAaacatttgaaaataaataatgcattaAAAACTTACACTCGTATTTGCCTGATGGCTCCATATTTGCCAAAAATGTCGTACATCTCTTCAGCTGTAATTTTATAGGGCAAATTCCTAATGTAAAGAACTCGGTTGACCTCAGGGGGCAAACGGACCTAAAATAAgtcataaaataataaattttgaaaaaattgtaagaTAAACATTTGCTCTATATTGCAATTTTGAGGTTACAAAGGTATTCTGTTAATTGTATACAGCAGTAAAACTTACGTTTGCCCGCCGTTGTAACATTGCCATCGCCATTTTgaagaatttatttatttgctacaacaatttgtttttaatgatatctagtttattataaatttgataTTCTGTATCTGAAATCTGTATTTTCTCTATATAAAATGTGTAAGTATAGACAAACACTTCAAATAGAGGCCCAGAAAACATCGCAAGGCAAAATGCAAGCAATTTGAAGGCAACATGACGTCGCGCACGCCGCGCACGAGCGGGCAAACTACCCCGGCTTTTTGACGTCAAGTTGCGGTCAAATTGCCGAGCGCGCGGATCGCGGCGCTGTACGCCGCGCAAAATGCCGGCGTGCACGCCGTCATATTGCAGGCATATTGCGGTCATTTTGACAGCGCGGATGCGCATTCGGCGAGCGTTCCTAACCTACAAATCTACAAATAAAGGCGCGCAAATTcaaaaatctacaaatttatttattttttaattttattataacattaaaacattttttttaaatacaacaagtataaaattatttgccaATGGACATCAGGTTATTGAAGTAGTAAACAGCAAACCTGTAAaacaaataatgaataaatataatattaaaattgttattataatatataattaatatattcaataaacaTTTACCTGATGTATAGATTAACTAGTACGAAAGTGGGCTGCGGATGGATTGCAAAAGGAAATCCTGAAATAAATCaaagaaattatattaatttttttttttggggggTGGTTGGAAAGGGCCCCGACCTCGCCCTTCCCTGTGAGGCTCATCCCTTGAACCCTTAAAAGGCACCGAAGCTCTCCAACCTTCTGATGAACCTCCGTCCGTGCGATGATTTTGTTAATAcacctaaaaaatataaagtttattcagTTTATGATTATAAGAAAGGCTAACAATATAAGAAAAGAATTTATAAAGTAAAAGACAAAGTTATTGCATGAttcaataattcaaaaaacagtaaaaaataatagcatcatttaatttcttattattaattttaatttaaatcgaaaaagaatttaaaaagcATGTCAATGTATGCATTCTGAAAGGTTCTTGACtagtgaaattaattttcttttttagattgaggtctctaaaattttacagttattataaaacctattacaaaactatctaccgtagcagattttatttaacttaaccctgTGACACTGTTTACCTGAACAACCAGACGCGCAAACTGGTAATGCGCCTCTGGCTTCACAGGTAAACAGCCACACAGAGTAGAGGTAAATGAAATCTGCTGTGGCAGATACTttggcaatactttttataataactgcacaattttactgacctctatctaaaaaagaaaattaattttactggtcatgaacctttcagaatgcatacattgaaaggcttttttaattcttttttagttagaggtctctaaaattgtacagttattataaaaagtattgcaaaactatctaccgtagcagattttatttaacttaaccctgTGACACAGTTTACCTGAACAGCCAGATGCGCAAACTGGTATGCGCCTCTGGCTTCACAGGTAAACAGCCACACAGAGTAGAGGTAAATGAAATCTGCTGTGGCAGATACTttggcaatactttttataataactgcacaattttactgacctctatctaaaaaagaaaattaattttactggtcatgaacctttcagaatgcatacattgaaaggcttttttaattcttttttagttagagatctctaaaattgtacagttattataaaaagtattacaaaactatctaccgtagcagattttatttaacttaaccctgTGACACAGTTTACCTGAACAGCCAGACGCGCAAACTGGTATGCGCCTCTGGCTTCACAGGTAAACAGCCACACAGAGTAGAGGTAAATGAAATCTGCTTTGGCAGATACTttggcaatactttttataataactgcacaattttactgacctctatctaaaaaagaaaattaattttactggtcatgaacctttcagaatgcatacattgaaaggattttttaattcttttttagttagaggtctctaaaattgtacagttattataaaaagtattgcaaaactatctaccgtagcagattttatttaacttaaccctgTGACACTGTTTACCTGAACAGCCAGACACGCAAACTGGTAATGCGCCTCTGGCTGTTCAGGTAAACAGTGTCACAGGGtgaagttaaataaaatctgctacggtagctggttttgcaatactttttataacaactgtacaattttactgacctctatccaaaaaagaattgaaaaatcttGTCAGTGTATGAATTCTCTACTCTACTCTGTGTCATACTTTACCTGTAAAGACACACCCGCAAACTGGTATGCGCGTCTGGCTATATATTACAAAGCTATTTGTCTCAGCAAACTTGACTTAACAAATTTTGTTCAACACATACCTGCTAGATAGCAATCCAGTTGAGAGTCCTCCAAGATGATGTTATTGGAAAGTGCGATGGATGGTCAGCTTCTTAAATCTGCTCTCCGTTTGTGAACCTGCAACtacaaatatattgtaaacaaaaactGTAAATTTATACGATGGGAATCTATGgcaaataaaaaggaaatgTTGAGAGTCGTCCAGTTGATGTTGCTGGAGACTGATGAACTGTCAGCTTTTCACTCGCAGCTGATAAGGCTGGGCTTTCCTGTACAGCCGCCTGGACAGGCCTTCTATGCTGTTGCTACCCTCGATGATAACTTCTGCTTTTCCAGTGACTACATGAAGGTGATCCAACGTAGTTTTATTGATTTCCCTCTAAAAAACACGATACCCAAAGAGGAAGTTTTCACATGATTGCAGGAATGTAAGCCAACATTTTCTTGAAGACCAAGATATTAGTCTGCTGCaccatacattttattttttccaaaaagctGCTTCCTATGGTCAGCCTCTTCCCACCGCATGTTCAAGTTTGTTGGCCGATGTTCAATTACTGCTACAACTTTGTACTGACCCtgctaaataaacaaattacttgaagtaaacaattttatagaATAATTCAAATGCAATGTCCTAACAATCAATCtctgttttaattttgattaaatatgACTGAGATTGATTGTGAGGTTAGGTCAAAGTATACATACTCATGGTTATGTTTTTGAAGACTCCGAACTGCACAAAACTCATGAGAAATACTGCACTAGAGTTAATAACTGCACTACACACATAGTTTTCGTTTTATAACTcttgtaaatatatttatttaaacttctaCTGCTGCTCCAATTTGTACTACTGCGCGGTGCTAGAGTAAACGTAGACTGCTGCAGAAGACACATCTCCAAATATGATGGCGTCTGCTTTGCATCCTTGCTCCGAAACGGGatattgtattaaaaaaattacttaattTCTGAACAACAAAATGCATTGCAACATCATCGCTGTTTTTTATAAGTTACATTGCAAACAAACAGCGCAGTGTACTGAAAAATTGCAGGCAAATTGTCACTTCAACATGTCCCGCAATTTGTCGGCACGCGTGCTGACAATTTGCCTGCTTACAGTGCGCCTGA
This genomic interval carries:
- the LOC103315725 gene encoding ankyrin-3-like, translated to MEGIKNKNESNNELHNAIIEGNTEKVIQCLKSQTIDINSIIGKDSYLDVAIKSQNLEVIKLLLQANAVVPASLIPSFDDANKEIIKLLLAHTVDIEKTDSNGMTYLHLAVKNNLPDIVELLLSKGSNIYAKTVLKQTAMHIACQEKNITMILLLNRHMNLFPIKNGEKETALHFALNFEDLSIVKLLVQEGARINASNKFGLTALHLAILKKKLDIVQYLIKSGADVNFATNDKRVPLHMAAECGSVEMVKILLENGAIVNKKTEFGITPLHTAVFTRRKEIVELFVDAKANVNAVGNRDETPLNIAVAHECEDIVKILISHGAIVNHGNKKDMLLHMAAFNKSINLVKLLLEHNADVSVVYMNDRTALHMAAERKCPEIVEMLLMKGADVDAKTDDGFTALHISVEYNDLETCKVLLQNKANIDLEDKKGRTPLCFAAERGYVKILQQILSFKPDLQKNKLALYCAVKDNHTSHKTIILELIAHGYSMDLLKLWPEIYIDIFMLNAVRNGHTGIVEYLLKHGYNANKPLQTQAVEDVNYGSLLHLAVRKRQLQNAQLLIKFGSDINIVDKSGQKPIFYAVENNCFQMTKLLLDNKAVLDDSCELLFMAARENNFRLIREILKYYKNVNIQDEFGTTALHFAAWHGNEETVQLLFENGAKCASVDQSRQVSFNSELYTKIQVIYGEEAMEEFKKNVLTTPLHIAARKNCSDIAEAILESGLSVNCRDGCGRTPLHVATLFNNIGPMHLFMEFNADLYAKDNDGYTCIDYACNNNQFIGNMHMDKVFPFVNKLIPIINTIDNCTTASELLMKYLAVTHLRNEKSCEKPSSCSKKLEDLYDNCVSEIALLNSTKIINSITLGDVLIRSIDTVTSYLKNAKFVKAFECIMDVETFPLYGIILKKKMRRAKERRLLLDEAQIYFTDILCLLEPPANRIMDFLNTRDLACIKQAYESFYSQLGYRKCKES
- the LOC100122695 gene encoding splicing factor 3B subunit 6 encodes the protein MAMAMLQRRANVRLPPEVNRVLYIRNLPYKITAEEMYDIFGKYGAIRQIRVGNTAETRGTAFVVYEDIFDAKNACDHLSGFNVCNRYLVVLYYQSNKAFKRVDVDKKLEEIDKLKTKFNLNEDKK